In Brevundimonas sp. SGAir0440, one DNA window encodes the following:
- the leuB gene encoding 3-isopropylmalate dehydrogenase, translated as MSTAAAKTYNIVLLPGDGVGPEVTRAARDVLRVIGDFYGHHFEFAEHLIGGAAIDETGEPLPEATRAACVASDAVLLGAVGGPKWDGGKARPEQGLLAIRKAMGLFANLRPLQVSPVLAHRSPLKKEIVEGVDLIVFRELTGGVYFGEKTRTADRATDLCEYTVPEIERVTRAAFQTAQQRRGKVTSVDKANVMETSRLWREVVTRIHAEEFPDITLEHALVDSMAMHLIRKPRDYDVILTENMFGDILSDEISVLGGSIGLLPSASLGAGGPGLFEPIHGSAPDIAGQDLANPVGTILSAALLLRHSLKLEDEADSIEAAVAAVLAAGAGTADLGGALGTRAATEAVIDAIRAIHWAAAHRVQMHWA; from the coding sequence ATGAGTACCGCCGCCGCCAAGACCTACAACATCGTCCTGCTGCCCGGCGACGGCGTCGGACCGGAAGTCACACGGGCTGCGCGCGACGTCCTGCGGGTCATCGGCGACTTCTATGGTCACCATTTCGAGTTCGCCGAGCATCTGATCGGCGGCGCGGCCATCGACGAGACGGGCGAGCCATTGCCGGAGGCCACGCGCGCCGCCTGCGTCGCCTCCGACGCCGTGCTGCTGGGCGCCGTCGGCGGGCCGAAATGGGATGGCGGCAAGGCGCGTCCGGAACAGGGGCTGCTGGCGATCCGCAAGGCGATGGGCCTGTTCGCCAATCTGCGGCCGTTGCAGGTGTCGCCGGTGCTGGCGCACCGCTCGCCGCTGAAGAAGGAGATCGTCGAGGGCGTCGATCTGATCGTCTTCCGCGAACTGACCGGCGGCGTCTATTTCGGCGAGAAGACCCGCACCGCCGACCGCGCCACCGACCTGTGCGAATACACCGTGCCGGAGATCGAGCGGGTGACCCGCGCCGCCTTCCAGACCGCCCAACAGCGTCGCGGCAAGGTGACCTCGGTCGACAAGGCCAATGTCATGGAGACCAGCCGTCTGTGGCGCGAGGTCGTGACCCGCATCCATGCCGAGGAGTTCCCCGACATCACCCTGGAGCACGCCTTGGTGGACTCCATGGCCATGCACCTGATCCGCAAGCCGCGCGACTACGACGTCATCCTGACGGAAAACATGTTCGGCGACATCCTGTCGGATGAGATTTCGGTGCTGGGCGGCTCCATCGGCCTGTTGCCGTCGGCGTCGCTGGGCGCGGGCGGGCCGGGCCTGTTCGAGCCGATCCACGGCTCCGCGCCGGACATCGCCGGTCAGGATCTGGCCAATCCGGTCGGGACCATCCTGTCGGCGGCCCTGCTGCTGCGTCACAGCCTGAAGCTGGAGGACGAGGCCGATTCTATCGAGGCCGCCGTCGCCGCTGTTCTGGCGGCCGGCGCCGGGACGGCCGATCTCGGCGGAGCGCTGGGCACGCGCGCGGCGACCGAGGCCGTTATCGACGCCATCCGCGCCATCCACTGGGCGGCCGCGCATCGCGTGCAGATGCATTGGGCCTGA
- a CDS encoding TorF family putative porin — MKKTIIRAAAAAILAAGLISLAAPASAQSTVDVAWNVGAVSDYVFRGFSQTSEDPAIQGGVDLTSGSFYAGAWASNVDFGDDTDAEVDLYGGYRTEAGGFALDFGVIGYLYVGEPDGADYNYAEFKAAASRAVGPATFGAAVYYSPDFFGIDDEATYAEINAAFSPAPKWTVSGALGKQWLDVSDDYTTWNVGVGYALTDKVGLDVRYHDTDVDGVPGAEDRIVGAVKLTF; from the coding sequence ATGAAAAAGACCATCATCCGCGCGGCCGCCGCCGCGATCCTCGCCGCAGGACTGATCAGCCTCGCCGCACCGGCCTCGGCCCAGAGCACCGTCGATGTCGCCTGGAACGTGGGCGCGGTCAGCGACTATGTCTTCCGCGGCTTCAGCCAGACCAGTGAAGATCCCGCCATTCAGGGCGGCGTCGACCTGACGTCGGGCAGTTTCTACGCCGGCGCCTGGGCCTCCAACGTCGATTTCGGCGACGACACCGATGCGGAGGTTGATCTCTACGGCGGCTATCGCACTGAGGCCGGCGGCTTCGCGCTCGACTTCGGCGTGATCGGCTATCTGTATGTCGGGGAGCCGGACGGCGCGGACTATAACTACGCCGAGTTCAAGGCTGCGGCCTCGCGGGCGGTCGGCCCCGCGACCTTCGGCGCGGCCGTCTATTACTCGCCCGACTTCTTCGGCATCGATGATGAAGCGACCTATGCCGAGATCAACGCCGCCTTCTCACCGGCGCCCAAATGGACGGTGTCGGGCGCGCTCGGCAAGCAATGGCTCGACGTCAGCGACGACTACACCACCTGGAACGTCGGCGTCGGCTATGCCCTGACCGACAAGGTGGGCCTCGATGTCCGCTATCATGACACCGACGTGGACGGCGTGCCCGGCGCCGAAGACCGCATCGTCGGCGCTGTGAAGCTCACCTTCTGA
- a CDS encoding ammonium transporter, with protein sequence MAAGAANAQEAAPALLGHQAALELDSAGASWLGTSTALVLLMTLPGLALFYGGMVRKKNVIATITQSVGVFAVVSLVWFIAGYSLAFGKNASAGLQPFIGSLDMLFLNGVSLKTANALLPGIPEFLFISFQMTFAIITPALITGAFAERFKYSALLLFTALWSLLVYAPICHWVWGGGFLGSAGVLDFAGGAVVHVNSGVAGLVCAIFLGRRKGYGTEVITAHNPVLTMIGASLLLVGWIGFNAGSAGAANDLMGVALLNTILAAAAAALTWKVVEYIEKKKVSLIGMLSGVVAGLVAITPAAGFVDPKGAVIIGLIAGPACYASSVWIKKLLRYDDSLDAFGIHGAGGLIGALLTGLFATTAINSLSEGANVGAQALGLLWTIVYSAVGTLIILFICKFTTGLRVSEAEEAAGLDTSLHGEALEH encoded by the coding sequence ATGGCGGCCGGCGCAGCCAATGCGCAGGAGGCCGCGCCCGCCTTGCTCGGCCACCAGGCTGCGCTTGAGCTCGACAGCGCCGGGGCCTCATGGCTCGGCACCTCGACCGCCCTGGTTCTGCTGATGACCCTCCCGGGTCTGGCGCTGTTCTATGGCGGCATGGTGCGCAAGAAGAACGTCATCGCCACCATCACCCAGTCCGTCGGCGTCTTCGCCGTGGTGTCGCTGGTGTGGTTCATCGCCGGCTACAGCCTGGCCTTCGGCAAGAACGCGAGCGCCGGCCTTCAGCCTTTCATCGGCAGTCTGGACATGCTGTTCCTGAACGGCGTGTCGCTGAAGACGGCCAACGCCCTGCTGCCCGGCATTCCCGAGTTCCTGTTCATCTCCTTCCAGATGACCTTCGCCATCATCACCCCGGCGCTGATCACCGGCGCCTTCGCCGAGCGGTTCAAATACTCGGCGCTATTGCTGTTCACCGCCCTGTGGTCGCTGCTGGTCTATGCGCCGATCTGCCACTGGGTCTGGGGTGGCGGTTTCTTGGGCTCTGCGGGCGTGCTGGACTTCGCGGGCGGCGCCGTCGTTCACGTCAACTCGGGCGTCGCAGGCCTGGTCTGCGCCATCTTCCTGGGTCGCCGTAAGGGTTACGGCACAGAGGTCATCACCGCCCACAACCCCGTCCTGACCATGATCGGCGCCTCGCTGCTGCTGGTCGGCTGGATCGGCTTCAACGCCGGCTCGGCGGGCGCCGCCAATGATCTGATGGGCGTGGCGCTGCTGAACACCATCCTGGCCGCCGCCGCCGCCGCCCTGACCTGGAAGGTCGTCGAATATATCGAGAAGAAGAAGGTTTCGCTGATCGGCATGCTGTCGGGCGTCGTCGCCGGTCTGGTCGCCATCACTCCGGCGGCCGGCTTCGTCGATCCCAAGGGCGCGGTGATCATCGGCCTGATCGCCGGTCCGGCCTGCTACGCCTCTTCGGTGTGGATCAAGAAGCTGCTGCGCTACGACGACAGCTTGGACGCCTTCGGCATCCACGGCGCGGGCGGTCTGATCGGCGCCCTGTTGACCGGCCTGTTCGCCACCACCGCGATCAACAGCCTGTCGGAAGGCGCCAACGTCGGCGCCCAGGCCCTGGGGCTGCTGTGGACCATCGTGTACAGCGCCGTCGGCACCTTGATCATCCTGTTCATCTGCAAGTTCACCACGGGCCTGCGCGTTAGCGAAGCGGAAGAAGCCGCCGGTCTGGACACCTCGCTGCATGGCGAGGCGCTGGAACACTGA
- the leuD gene encoding 3-isopropylmalate dehydratase small subunit yields the protein MSEPFQVLTSKTVTLSQANIDTDQIIPARFLTTTTREGLGKAAFYDWRYEDDGSEKPEAILNRIDPAEHRILLAGRNFACGSSREHAPWALLDYGFRAVISTEIADIFTSNALKNGLLPIVVSQAVWDDLASQPDQPVTIDLQANQIQRGNAEPVPFGVESFARQCLLDGVDTLGWLQSNMPEIEAYERSKETVR from the coding sequence ATGTCTGAACCCTTCCAGGTGCTGACCTCCAAGACCGTGACCCTGAGTCAGGCCAATATCGACACCGACCAGATCATTCCGGCGCGGTTTCTGACCACGACCACGCGCGAAGGGCTGGGCAAGGCCGCCTTCTATGACTGGCGTTACGAAGACGACGGCTCGGAAAAACCCGAGGCCATTCTGAATCGCATCGATCCGGCCGAGCATCGCATCCTGCTGGCGGGCCGGAACTTCGCCTGCGGTTCGTCGCGCGAACATGCCCCTTGGGCGCTGCTGGACTATGGGTTCCGGGCGGTGATTTCGACCGAGATCGCTGACATTTTTACCTCGAACGCGCTGAAAAACGGCCTGCTGCCCATAGTCGTCAGCCAGGCGGTTTGGGACGATCTGGCGTCGCAGCCGGACCAGCCGGTCACGATCGACCTCCAGGCCAATCAGATCCAGCGCGGCAATGCCGAACCCGTGCCGTTCGGGGTCGAATCCTTCGCCCGCCAATGCCTGCTGGACGGGGTGGACACCCTGGGCTGGCTGCAATCAAACATGCCTGAAATCGAAGCCTACGAGCGATCGAAAGAGACCGTAAGATGA
- a CDS encoding glucan 1,4-alpha-glucosidase, with the protein MRHFRTFCLAGAAGLALASAASAQSGVAPGAPGAPPVWSSAAKTGAGASYEAYVDGQYRDGGPTGAVSKVWYSIADGVLTETMYGLIHEAQIKALRFAGVTQDGLVVEGDDTTSRTEYLHVDAQGRPLSPAYRVTTQDKNGRFQIEKQIFSDPDRNALVLRVTITALKGDVTPYLMLEPHIANTGVEDRGQVTRDGFHAWEGDTHLFLKPSEAFEKASVGFVGTSDGLTDLKDGKLDWAYASTGDQAGNTMMTGALPRLRQSSRITRDFVIGFGHSEAEARAAADGSFATGLDEVLARFNGEGERVGWEDYVGSLTELPRIAEQATDGGKLAYASALMLKVQEDRTHAGALIASLSNPWGDTVDASKSSTGYKAVWPRDFYQVAMALAALGDKETPLAAFNYLPQVQVGPNTPGNTGVGGWFLQKTHVDGELEWVAVQLDQTAMPIMLGYRLWKMGWLSDTQMTEHYRSMLKPAADFLVDGGKIGLMWNDAEIKPPFTQQERWEEQQGYSPSSTAAVVAGLTVAAEMARASGDAAGATRYQIAADSYASKIEDRMFTTNGDFGDGRYFIRITQNENPNDKAPIGAANGQIAPAEDRVVDGGFLELVRYGVRKADDPHILSTLPVYDDQSLEPLHRVRYDFGPEGDKTPGWRRYGVDGYGEDHLTGANYGVGGEMSPGQRGRVWPFFTGERGHYELARVSVNGAPSAADIAAIRQTYVRGMERFANGGLMLAEQVWDGVGNPTAKDYAVGQNTDSATPLAWTHAEYLKLLRSLADGKVWDSYDPVHDRYAR; encoded by the coding sequence CGGCGCCCCGCCCGTCTGGTCCAGCGCGGCCAAGACCGGCGCCGGCGCCTCATACGAGGCCTACGTCGATGGCCAGTATCGCGACGGCGGCCCGACCGGCGCGGTGTCCAAGGTCTGGTATTCCATCGCCGACGGCGTCCTGACCGAGACCATGTACGGCCTGATCCATGAGGCCCAGATCAAGGCGCTGCGCTTCGCCGGCGTGACTCAGGACGGTCTGGTCGTCGAGGGCGACGACACCACCAGCCGCACCGAATATCTGCACGTCGACGCCCAGGGGCGTCCGCTGTCGCCGGCCTATCGCGTCACGACCCAGGACAAGAACGGCCGCTTCCAGATCGAAAAACAGATCTTCAGCGATCCCGACCGCAACGCCCTGGTGCTACGCGTCACCATTACGGCGCTGAAGGGCGATGTGACGCCCTATCTGATGCTGGAGCCGCACATCGCCAACACCGGCGTCGAGGATCGCGGTCAGGTCACACGTGACGGCTTCCACGCCTGGGAAGGCGATACCCACCTGTTTTTGAAGCCCAGCGAAGCCTTCGAAAAGGCCAGCGTCGGCTTCGTCGGAACCTCCGACGGTCTGACCGATCTGAAGGACGGCAAGCTGGACTGGGCCTACGCCTCGACCGGCGATCAGGCCGGCAACACCATGATGACCGGCGCCCTGCCGCGTCTGCGCCAAAGCAGCCGGATCACGCGCGACTTCGTCATCGGCTTCGGCCACAGCGAGGCCGAGGCGCGCGCCGCCGCGGACGGATCGTTCGCGACTGGCCTGGACGAGGTGCTGGCCCGCTTCAACGGCGAGGGCGAGCGCGTCGGCTGGGAAGACTATGTCGGCTCCCTGACCGAACTGCCGCGCATCGCCGAACAGGCGACCGACGGGGGCAAGCTGGCCTACGCCTCGGCTCTGATGCTGAAGGTGCAGGAGGATCGCACCCACGCCGGCGCCCTGATCGCGTCACTCTCGAACCCGTGGGGCGATACGGTGGACGCGTCGAAATCCTCGACCGGCTACAAGGCCGTCTGGCCACGTGACTTCTATCAGGTGGCGATGGCTCTGGCGGCGCTGGGCGACAAAGAGACGCCGCTGGCGGCCTTCAACTACCTGCCCCAGGTCCAAGTCGGCCCGAACACGCCCGGCAACACCGGCGTCGGCGGCTGGTTCCTGCAGAAGACGCACGTGGACGGCGAACTGGAGTGGGTCGCGGTCCAGCTGGACCAGACCGCCATGCCGATCATGCTGGGCTATCGCCTGTGGAAGATGGGCTGGCTGTCGGACACCCAGATGACCGAACACTATCGGTCCATGCTGAAGCCGGCGGCCGACTTCCTGGTCGACGGCGGCAAGATCGGACTGATGTGGAACGACGCGGAGATCAAGCCGCCCTTCACCCAGCAGGAGCGCTGGGAAGAGCAGCAGGGCTATTCGCCGTCCTCGACCGCCGCCGTGGTCGCGGGCCTGACGGTCGCCGCCGAAATGGCGCGCGCCTCAGGCGACGCCGCCGGCGCGACGCGCTACCAGATCGCGGCCGACAGCTATGCGTCCAAGATCGAAGACCGAATGTTCACCACCAACGGCGACTTCGGCGACGGTCGCTACTTCATTCGCATCACCCAGAACGAGAACCCGAACGACAAGGCCCCGATCGGCGCCGCCAATGGCCAGATCGCCCCGGCGGAAGACCGTGTCGTGGACGGCGGCTTTCTGGAACTGGTACGCTATGGCGTGCGCAAGGCCGACGATCCGCACATCCTATCCACCCTGCCCGTCTATGACGATCAGTCGCTGGAGCCGCTCCATCGCGTCCGCTACGACTTCGGTCCTGAGGGCGACAAGACGCCGGGCTGGCGCCGTTATGGCGTCGATGGCTATGGCGAGGACCATCTGACGGGCGCCAACTATGGCGTCGGCGGGGAGATGAGCCCCGGTCAGCGCGGCCGGGTCTGGCCCTTCTTCACGGGCGAGCGCGGTCACTATGAGTTGGCCCGCGTCAGCGTGAACGGCGCCCCTTCGGCCGCCGACATCGCCGCCATCCGTCAAACCTATGTGCGCGGCATGGAGCGGTTCGCCAACGGCGGACTGATGCTGGCCGAACAGGTGTGGGACGGCGTCGGCAACCCGACGGCCAAGGACTACGCCGTGGGTCAGAACACGGACTCGGCGACCCCGCTGGCCTGGACCCACGCGGAATATCTGAAGCTGCTGCGGTCTCTGGCCGACGGCAAGGTCTGGGACAGCTACGACCCCGTCCACGACCGCTACGCCCGCTGA